In a genomic window of Deltaproteobacteria bacterium:
- the recN gene encoding DNA repair protein RecN produces MLAELSIKNFAIIDDVSISFSDGFSVITGETGAGKSILVNALSLLLGARATGRMVRSGAEFAELSAQFFVDEKSELYGRLSEEEHDISEGLVVRRIIAANDRHRASINGRPVTSAMLSAVTSSLAGISGQHAHQGLLKAEQHLGYLDRAAGLTDAREKTAALYRQCLEALRALDGLFGLQKKDATERELFAFQKDEIERAAFSSGEDEELAIERNRLVNARFLLEAVSAAESLLYDADQSAAERLSEARKQLEAASARDPELTDIAGSVSEALFKVEDAARDLARYRDGLRLDDERLALVEERLYQLSRLKKKYGKTLADVSAYAEEISEKLKSLENLSEEIEKAEKRIDGLKAELDRAADALSLGRKKASENFSKRVAAELKSLGMPKARFEAALTPVPASPEGGVLSGIEATGRERAAFLIAPNPGESVAPLKDIASGGELSRVVLSLKAILARADAVETVVFDEVDAGIGGAVADSVGEKLRELSNTHQVIVITHLAQIARLASHHFYIEKGEEKGRTKSRIRLLSKEERVLEIARMLAGGNVTETALKHARELLAG; encoded by the coding sequence ATGCTCGCAGAACTTTCCATAAAAAACTTCGCCATAATCGATGACGTTTCCATCAGCTTTTCCGACGGCTTTTCGGTGATCACCGGAGAGACCGGCGCTGGAAAGAGCATCCTGGTGAACGCGCTTTCCCTTTTGCTGGGCGCAAGGGCCACCGGACGCATGGTGAGGTCCGGGGCGGAGTTCGCCGAGCTTTCGGCCCAGTTTTTCGTGGATGAAAAAAGCGAACTTTATGGAAGGCTTTCCGAGGAAGAACACGATATTTCCGAGGGCCTCGTGGTGCGCCGGATAATCGCCGCCAACGACCGGCACAGGGCCTCCATAAATGGCAGGCCGGTAACATCCGCCATGCTTTCGGCGGTCACCTCGTCGCTCGCGGGAATCTCAGGCCAGCACGCCCACCAGGGGCTTTTGAAGGCGGAACAGCATCTTGGCTACCTGGACCGGGCCGCAGGACTTACGGACGCCCGCGAGAAAACCGCCGCCCTTTACCGGCAGTGCCTGGAAGCCTTGCGCGCCCTTGACGGGCTTTTCGGCCTTCAGAAAAAGGATGCCACCGAACGCGAGCTTTTCGCCTTTCAAAAGGACGAGATCGAAAGGGCCGCCTTTTCGTCCGGCGAGGACGAGGAACTGGCCATCGAGCGCAACAGGCTGGTTAACGCAAGGTTTCTGCTGGAAGCCGTTTCTGCCGCAGAATCCCTTCTTTACGACGCCGACCAAAGCGCAGCAGAGAGGCTCTCCGAAGCCAGAAAACAGCTTGAGGCGGCTTCGGCCAGGGATCCGGAACTGACTGATATTGCGGGCTCGGTCTCCGAGGCGCTTTTTAAAGTGGAGGATGCGGCCCGCGACCTTGCCCGGTATCGCGACGGCCTAAGGCTCGACGACGAAAGGCTGGCCCTTGTGGAGGAGCGCCTCTATCAGCTTTCGAGGCTCAAGAAAAAGTACGGAAAGACCCTGGCCGATGTGTCCGCCTACGCCGAAGAAATTTCGGAAAAACTGAAAAGCCTGGAGAATCTCTCGGAGGAAATCGAAAAGGCCGAAAAGCGCATAGACGGCCTGAAAGCGGAGCTTGACCGGGCCGCCGACGCCTTGAGCCTTGGGCGGAAGAAGGCGTCGGAGAATTTTTCAAAGAGGGTGGCTGCGGAGTTGAAAAGCCTCGGAATGCCCAAGGCGAGATTTGAGGCGGCCCTGACTCCCGTTCCAGCCAGCCCGGAAGGGGGAGTCCTTTCGGGCATCGAAGCCACAGGGCGCGAGCGGGCGGCCTTTCTCATAGCACCCAATCCGGGCGAGTCGGTGGCTCCTTTAAAGGACATCGCATCCGGCGGCGAACTCTCCCGCGTGGTGCTGTCGCTAAAGGCCATACTCGCCCGCGCCGACGCCGTGGAAACCGTGGTTTTCGACGAGGTGGACGCCGGAATCGGCGGGGCCGTGGCGGACTCGGTGGGCGAGAAACTCCGGGAGCTTTCAAATACCCACCAAGTGATCGTCATCACCCATCTTGCCCAGATCGCACGGCTTGCCAGCCATCATTTCTATATCGAAAAGGGCGAGGAAAAGGGCCGCACCAAAAGCCGCATCCGCCTTCTTTCAAAGGAGGAAAGGGTTTTGGAAATCGCCCGGATGCTGGCGGGCGGCAACGTTACGGAAACAGCCCTAAAACACGCAAGGGAGCTTTTGGCGGGGTAG
- a CDS encoding cytochrome c biogenesis protein ResB: MANQPDSPKPEKSFSVIDFLASVKLSTILLLLVAVLATVGTLIPQGPPSHEMIEQWGGGRVNFLSALGLLDVFHSWWFLAVLAALGLNLSVCTLKRFPPLWKLVTAKGAGFIPGRFEKLAQASKFEVDLPEMDPARAESLVTKAVGRTFRRVEVKSDSGGFTFYAESGRWTRLGYMVVHVGFLLVLAGGMAGSIWGWTGHMNVPEGGSNNVVERERKGDSVELPFSLRCDKFSITYYKDEHGHDETPSEYKSNVTVLENGKPVHTADIIVNSPLTYRGLTFYQSNYGKAPPEKVDMVFTDAASDVSVTVSAPMHKRMALPMGQGEFEVTYFESNFSQMGMDLGPIFVAELHRPGKKPEEVLIPANYPGFDKMRKDTVIISAGKYESGYFTGLQVTRDPGVPLVYAGFLFIIAGLVAAFFLSHRQLYGRISSRPRGGMKLTITGTSTKNPYGLQSRLRIVARRVETGSGES, translated from the coding sequence ATGGCAAATCAACCCGATTCGCCAAAGCCTGAAAAATCTTTTTCCGTAATCGATTTTCTGGCTTCGGTAAAACTCTCCACAATCCTTCTTCTGCTTGTGGCCGTGCTGGCCACGGTGGGCACCCTGATTCCCCAGGGCCCGCCAAGCCACGAGATGATCGAGCAATGGGGCGGGGGGAGAGTGAACTTCCTTTCGGCCCTGGGCCTTTTAGACGTATTTCATTCCTGGTGGTTCCTGGCCGTATTGGCGGCGCTTGGCCTTAATCTGTCGGTGTGCACGTTAAAGCGTTTTCCGCCGTTATGGAAGCTGGTTACGGCCAAAGGCGCGGGCTTCATCCCCGGAAGGTTCGAAAAGCTTGCCCAAGCCTCAAAATTTGAAGTCGATCTTCCCGAAATGGACCCGGCAAGGGCGGAATCCCTGGTGACAAAGGCCGTGGGCCGCACCTTCCGAAGGGTAGAGGTTAAAAGCGATTCAGGCGGATTCACCTTTTACGCGGAATCCGGCAGATGGACCCGACTGGGATATATGGTTGTCCATGTCGGTTTCCTCCTGGTTCTGGCGGGCGGCATGGCGGGTTCCATCTGGGGCTGGACCGGCCACATGAACGTGCCCGAAGGCGGATCAAACAACGTCGTGGAGCGCGAAAGAAAGGGAGATTCGGTGGAGCTTCCCTTTTCCCTTCGCTGCGACAAATTTTCGATCACCTATTACAAGGACGAACACGGCCACGATGAGACGCCCAGCGAGTACAAGTCGAACGTGACCGTTCTGGAAAACGGCAAGCCGGTTCACACAGCCGATATTATAGTGAACTCGCCGCTTACCTACAGGGGCCTCACCTTTTACCAGTCCAATTACGGCAAGGCCCCGCCGGAGAAGGTGGACATGGTGTTCACCGACGCCGCCTCCGACGTTTCGGTGACCGTCAGCGCTCCCATGCACAAGCGCATGGCCCTTCCCATGGGCCAGGGGGAGTTCGAGGTCACGTACTTTGAGTCCAATTTCAGCCAGATGGGGATGGACCTGGGGCCGATTTTCGTGGCGGAGCTTCACAGGCCGGGCAAGAAGCCGGAAGAGGTGCTGATTCCGGCCAATTATCCCGGTTTCGACAAGATGCGCAAGGACACCGTCATCATATCTGCGGGAAAGTATGAATCAGGGTATTTCACAGGGCTCCAGGTCACCCGCGATCCGGGCGTGCCCCTGGTTTACGCCGGGTTCCTGTTCATCATAGCGGGCCTTGTGGCGGCTTTTTTCCTTTCCCACCGCCAGCTATACGGCAGGATTTCGTCCCGGCCCAGGGGCGGCATGAAACTCACAATAACCGGAACCTCCACCAAAAACCCGTACGGACTTCAATCCCGCCTGCGCATTGTGGCGCGCCGCGTGGAAACGGGTTCGGGAGAATCTTAA
- the rpmI gene encoding 50S ribosomal protein L35 gives MPKLKSNRSAAKRFKKTGTGKVLYSKAFGGHILVTKTRKRKRSLRKLNVIDKTNMKAIRRLLPYM, from the coding sequence ATGCCGAAATTAAAGTCCAACCGGTCCGCAGCCAAGCGTTTCAAGAAGACCGGCACGGGAAAAGTCCTCTATTCCAAGGCCTTCGGAGGACACATCCTGGTCACCAAGACCCGTAAGAGGAAGCGCAGCCTTCGTAAGCTGAACGTGATCGACAAAACCAACATGAAGGCAATACGCCGCCTTCTGCCCTATATGTAA
- the xth gene encoding exodeoxyribonuclease III translates to MKKFISWNVNGIRAVEKKGLAAMIAGSGADIYALQETKAQPDQLTDELKNITGYTSFFASAVRRGYSGVAVYVKENPISVTTGLQEPDFDNEGRVLTLEYDDFFFVNCYFPNAQDKLTRIDYKIAFNERLLAHVSELAAKKTVVVTGDFNVAHKPIDLANPRQNEGNPGYSPRERAWMDRFISSGWVDTFRLFDDRPGQYTWWSYRFKAREKNIGWRIDYFCVDGKSRSRVKSASILSDVMGSDHCPVSVEIE, encoded by the coding sequence TTGAAAAAGTTCATCTCATGGAACGTGAACGGCATAAGGGCCGTGGAGAAAAAGGGACTGGCCGCCATGATCGCCGGATCGGGGGCCGACATCTACGCGCTCCAGGAAACCAAGGCCCAGCCTGACCAGCTAACGGACGAGCTGAAAAACATAACCGGCTATACTTCCTTTTTCGCAAGCGCCGTGCGCCGGGGTTACTCCGGGGTGGCTGTTTACGTCAAAGAAAATCCCATAAGCGTCACAACCGGCCTTCAAGAGCCCGATTTCGACAACGAGGGCCGAGTGCTGACCCTTGAATATGACGATTTTTTTTTCGTGAACTGCTACTTTCCCAATGCGCAGGACAAGCTAACCCGGATCGATTACAAGATCGCCTTCAACGAAAGGCTTCTCGCCCATGTTTCGGAGCTTGCGGCAAAAAAGACCGTGGTCGTAACGGGTGATTTCAACGTGGCCCACAAGCCCATTGATCTCGCCAACCCCAGGCAGAACGAGGGCAACCCCGGCTATTCGCCCAGGGAGAGGGCCTGGATGGACAGATTCATAAGCAGCGGATGGGTGGACACCTTCCGCTTGTTCGACGACAGGCCGGGCCAATACACCTGGTGGAGCTACCGGTTCAAGGCCCGCGAAAAGAACATAGGATGGAGAATCGACTATTTCTGCGTGGATGGAAAAAGCAGGTCGAGGGTAAAGTCCGCTTCCATTTTAAGCGACGTCATGGGTTCGGACCATTGCCCGGTAAGCGTCGAAATAGAGTGA
- the pheS gene encoding phenylalanine--tRNA ligase subunit alpha, with amino-acid sequence MKSRIEEIEKAARAALAEASGVKALKELSVEYLGRKGKVTALLRGLGSLPPEERRDAGQMVNALSDSLTKEFDEAEKRLLTLEQENPEDALDVTLPGAAFPVGRMHPLTQVLDEICDAFIRMGFGVAKGPEVELDWYNFEALNFPPDHPARDMQDTFFISEKVVLRTHTSPLQVRTMEKTAPPVRVIAPGKVYRCDSDNTHTPMFHQVEGLVVDKGIGFSDLKGCLSAFIKQMFGPKVPLRFRPSFFPFTEPSAEVDMGCVMCGGKGCRVCKDTGWLEILGSGMVHPAVFENVGYDTSVYTGFAFGMGVERMAMLKYGIDDLRRFFENDVRFLAQF; translated from the coding sequence GTGAAATCCAGAATAGAAGAAATCGAAAAAGCCGCCCGCGCGGCGCTTGCGGAGGCTTCGGGCGTAAAGGCCCTAAAGGAGCTTTCGGTGGAGTACCTTGGCCGGAAGGGCAAGGTTACCGCCCTTCTGCGCGGCTTGGGATCGCTTCCGCCCGAAGAGCGGCGCGACGCCGGACAGATGGTGAACGCCCTTTCGGATTCACTCACGAAGGAATTCGACGAGGCTGAAAAGCGCCTTCTTACGCTTGAGCAGGAAAACCCCGAAGACGCCCTCGACGTTACCCTGCCCGGCGCGGCCTTTCCGGTCGGGCGTATGCACCCATTGACCCAGGTCCTGGATGAAATCTGCGACGCCTTTATCCGCATGGGTTTCGGCGTGGCCAAGGGGCCGGAGGTGGAGCTTGACTGGTACAATTTCGAGGCTCTCAATTTCCCGCCCGACCACCCGGCACGGGACATGCAGGACACCTTCTTCATCTCCGAAAAGGTGGTCCTTCGCACCCATACCTCGCCCCTGCAGGTGCGCACCATGGAAAAGACCGCCCCGCCCGTGCGGGTAATCGCGCCGGGCAAGGTCTACAGGTGCGACTCCGACAACACCCACACCCCCATGTTCCACCAGGTGGAGGGGCTCGTGGTGGACAAGGGCATAGGGTTCTCCGATCTCAAGGGCTGCCTTTCGGCCTTCATCAAGCAGATGTTCGGCCCAAAGGTTCCCCTTCGCTTCCGGCCCAGCTTTTTCCCCTTCACCGAGCCTTCGGCTGAGGTGGACATGGGCTGCGTCATGTGCGGCGGCAAGGGATGCAGGGTGTGCAAGGACACCGGCTGGCTGGAGATTCTGGGAAGCGGCATGGTCCACCCGGCTGTCTTCGAGAACGTGGGCTACGACACAAGCGTTTACACGGGATTTGCCTTCGGAATGGGCGTCGAGCGCATGGCCATGCTGAAATACGGCATTGACGACCTGCGCCGGTTTTTCGAAAACGACGTGAGGTTTCTGGCCCAATTCTGA
- a CDS encoding outer membrane lipoprotein-sorting protein, with amino-acid sequence MRTRHLAVLAFFSLAMALTIFIVIPKAPAKELSAQEILDYVDDLYRGKSSQGRMTMTIVTAQWKRSLSIEFWAKGKENSLMRITAPAKEKGTATLRVGNDMYNYLPKVKRTIKLPSSMMSASWMGSHFTNDDLVKESRFTDDFTFKITGRSTEGGAPVAEITCIPKPDAAVVWGKVVVYARISDYIPLRSLYYDEDGKLARTMAFSELGKTGDRMIPKVLTITPQDKPKEMTVVRYDDIRYDVKLADDLFSLRTLEK; translated from the coding sequence ATGCGCACACGTCATCTTGCTGTATTGGCCTTTTTTTCGCTGGCCATGGCGCTCACGATTTTCATAGTCATTCCAAAGGCCCCCGCCAAAGAGCTTTCCGCCCAGGAAATACTGGATTACGTGGACGACCTTTACCGGGGAAAATCCTCCCAGGGCAGGATGACCATGACAATAGTGACGGCCCAGTGGAAAAGAAGCCTTTCCATCGAGTTCTGGGCCAAGGGCAAGGAAAACTCCCTGATGCGCATAACGGCCCCCGCCAAGGAAAAGGGCACCGCAACCTTGCGTGTGGGAAACGACATGTACAACTACCTCCCCAAGGTCAAGCGCACCATAAAACTGCCGTCCTCCATGATGAGCGCATCCTGGATGGGCTCGCATTTCACCAACGACGATCTGGTGAAGGAAAGCCGCTTTACGGACGACTTCACCTTTAAAATCACGGGCCGCAGCACCGAGGGCGGAGCCCCCGTAGCCGAGATCACCTGCATCCCCAAGCCGGACGCGGCTGTGGTCTGGGGCAAGGTTGTGGTTTACGCCAGGATCAGCGACTACATTCCCCTGCGAAGCCTTTATTACGACGAGGACGGCAAGCTCGCCCGCACCATGGCCTTTTCCGAACTGGGCAAGACCGGCGACCGGATGATCCCCAAGGTTCTCACAATAACCCCCCAGGACAAGCCCAAGGAAATGACCGTGGTGCGCTACGACGACATCCGTTACGACGTGAAACTTGCGGATGATCTGTTCTCCCTGCGAACCTTGGAGAAATAA
- a CDS encoding phenylalanine--tRNA ligase subunit beta, with protein sequence MKASLSWLSQYVDLTLSASELAHGLTMAGLEVEKVEDRFASLSTVLAARVIEAAPHPTAPGISVCKVSVGETEVTVVCGASNVRAGMISALALPGTVLADGTEVEAGNVHGIASQAMLCSAAELGVGADASGVMELPADTAVGTPLNKVLGLSDWVFEINVTPNRPDCLSMIGIAREAAVLCKTALKRPKAELMPESIKVSERTSVTILSPELCPRYVARLLYNVKIGPSPFWLADRLRSVGLRPINNIVDVTNFVMMETGQPLHAFDFYTLAEHRIVVRTGSDGEDFTTLDGKTVKLTGENLMICDGEKPVALAGVMGGLYSEISADTKNVLIESAHFNPMSIRKTAKRLGYHTDASHRFERGTDPDVAPFACARAAVLMLDVAGGIGTEGAVDAYPLPYEPRRVSLSAATAGRNIGISISRDEIKALLDSIDIPCEDGDGDTVVATAPGFRPDITRSEDIVEEVARLFGYDNIPTTAPMFAMEAPVPDPFSAMCSDLRWISGGMGFFEAVNFSFMAQNAPENLNIPENDPRRRILPVANPLAEDQAVMRTSLVPGILNTVALNLSRQNRDLRLFETGKVFWTVSGEPLPEEPEMLVMALTGVMARSWKAKEAPCDFYDIKGAAQGLLASLRINDAVFTKVPASETFYYRPGRTARITARGAVLGTVGEARADVLARFGVKQSVFLAEFDLKALFEALPGVAASSALPKFPSTSRDVTLIMSREIESVTVCQKARELSSQWVESVEVVAVYEKKPNPEGKKSLSLRLVYRASDRTLTDAFVNAEQERITSALLDAFNAAM encoded by the coding sequence ATGAAAGCAAGTCTAAGCTGGCTCTCACAATACGTCGATCTCACACTTTCCGCTTCGGAACTGGCCCACGGCCTCACCATGGCGGGGTTGGAAGTGGAAAAGGTGGAGGACCGCTTTGCTTCTCTTTCCACGGTGCTTGCCGCCCGCGTTATTGAGGCCGCCCCTCATCCCACGGCCCCCGGAATTTCCGTGTGCAAGGTGTCCGTCGGCGAGACAGAAGTTACTGTCGTCTGCGGCGCTTCCAACGTTAGGGCCGGCATGATCTCCGCCCTTGCCCTTCCCGGAACCGTTCTTGCCGACGGAACAGAGGTGGAGGCCGGAAACGTTCACGGAATTGCGTCCCAGGCCATGCTCTGCTCCGCCGCCGAACTCGGCGTTGGGGCTGACGCGTCCGGCGTCATGGAGCTTCCGGCGGACACGGCCGTCGGAACGCCCCTCAACAAAGTGCTTGGCCTTTCCGACTGGGTTTTCGAGATCAACGTCACCCCCAACCGGCCCGACTGCCTGTCCATGATAGGAATCGCCCGTGAGGCCGCCGTCCTGTGCAAGACCGCTCTCAAGAGGCCGAAAGCCGAGCTGATGCCGGAATCCATAAAGGTTTCCGAGCGAACCTCGGTCACGATTCTTTCGCCGGAACTCTGCCCAAGGTACGTGGCCCGTCTCCTCTACAACGTCAAAATCGGCCCCTCGCCCTTCTGGCTTGCAGACCGCCTTCGCTCGGTGGGCCTTCGTCCCATCAACAATATCGTTGACGTCACCAACTTCGTGATGATGGAAACCGGCCAGCCCCTTCACGCCTTCGACTTCTACACCCTTGCCGAACACCGCATAGTGGTTCGCACCGGGTCTGACGGGGAGGACTTCACCACCCTGGACGGAAAAACGGTGAAGCTTACGGGCGAAAACCTCATGATCTGCGACGGCGAAAAGCCGGTGGCCCTCGCGGGCGTGATGGGCGGGCTTTATTCGGAAATTTCGGCTGACACCAAAAACGTGCTCATCGAGTCCGCCCACTTCAACCCCATGAGCATAAGAAAGACCGCCAAGCGCCTTGGCTACCACACCGACGCCTCGCACCGCTTCGAGCGCGGCACCGACCCGGACGTGGCTCCCTTCGCCTGCGCAAGGGCGGCTGTCTTGATGCTGGACGTGGCGGGCGGAATAGGGACCGAAGGAGCCGTTGACGCTTATCCTCTCCCCTACGAGCCCCGCAGGGTCAGCCTTTCCGCTGCAACAGCAGGGCGGAACATCGGCATTTCCATAAGCCGGGATGAAATCAAGGCCCTCCTTGATTCCATAGACATACCCTGCGAGGACGGCGACGGCGACACGGTCGTGGCGACTGCACCCGGTTTCCGGCCCGACATCACCAGAAGCGAAGACATAGTGGAGGAAGTGGCGAGGCTTTTCGGCTACGACAATATTCCCACAACCGCCCCCATGTTCGCCATGGAAGCGCCGGTGCCCGACCCCTTCTCGGCCATGTGCTCCGATTTGAGGTGGATATCCGGGGGCATGGGCTTTTTCGAAGCGGTCAACTTCAGCTTCATGGCGCAAAACGCCCCGGAAAACCTGAACATCCCGGAAAACGACCCGCGCCGCCGGATTCTTCCCGTGGCCAACCCCCTGGCCGAGGATCAGGCGGTCATGCGCACCAGCCTGGTTCCGGGTATTTTGAACACAGTGGCCTTGAATCTTTCCCGCCAGAACAGGGACCTTCGGCTTTTCGAGACAGGCAAGGTCTTCTGGACAGTAAGCGGCGAGCCTCTTCCAGAAGAGCCTGAAATGCTCGTGATGGCCTTAACCGGGGTTATGGCCCGCTCGTGGAAGGCAAAGGAAGCGCCATGCGATTTCTACGACATAAAGGGCGCGGCCCAGGGGCTTCTGGCGTCCCTGCGGATAAACGACGCGGTGTTCACGAAAGTCCCCGCCTCCGAAACCTTCTATTACCGCCCCGGGCGCACGGCCAGAATAACGGCCAGGGGCGCGGTTCTGGGAACAGTGGGGGAGGCGAGGGCGGACGTCCTGGCCCGCTTCGGCGTGAAGCAATCGGTGTTTCTGGCCGAGTTCGATCTAAAGGCGCTTTTTGAGGCTCTCCCCGGAGTTGCGGCCAGTTCCGCGCTTCCGAAATTTCCCTCGACCAGCCGCGACGTAACCCTTATAATGTCGCGTGAGATCGAATCCGTAACCGTCTGCCAAAAGGCCCGCGAGCTTTCCTCCCAGTGGGTGGAATCCGTTGAAGTGGTTGCGGTTTACGAGAAAAAACCGAATCCCGAAGGAAAAAAGAGCCTGTCCCTCAGGCTGGTCTACAGGGCCAGCGACAGGACCCTCACCGACGCCTTCGTCAACGCGGAGCAGGAAAGGATCACCAGCGCACTTTTGGATGCTTTCAACGCCGCCATGTAA
- a CDS encoding translation initiation factor IF-3 yields MIKAREVRLIDAEGGQLGVLPIHQAQAIADAAGLDLVEVSPTAKPPVCKIMDYGKYKYQQTKKLQEAKKKAATFTVKEIKVRPKTGDHDLETKITHIKRFLTEDRDKVKVTVMFRGREIAFSERGMQMLLKVQKAIEEMAVIEQAPRFEGRTLVMILAPK; encoded by the coding sequence ATGATCAAGGCGAGGGAAGTCCGCCTTATCGACGCCGAGGGAGGGCAATTGGGAGTTCTGCCCATCCATCAGGCCCAGGCCATTGCGGACGCAGCAGGGCTCGATCTGGTGGAGGTGTCGCCCACGGCCAAGCCTCCGGTCTGCAAGATCATGGACTACGGGAAGTACAAGTACCAGCAGACCAAGAAGCTCCAGGAGGCCAAGAAGAAGGCGGCCACTTTCACCGTCAAGGAGATCAAGGTCCGGCCCAAGACCGGCGACCACGACCTGGAAACCAAGATCACGCACATCAAGCGGTTCCTCACCGAGGACCGCGACAAGGTCAAGGTTACCGTCATGTTCCGGGGCCGCGAGATCGCCTTCTCCGAAAGGGGAATGCAGATGCTCCTGAAGGTCCAGAAGGCCATCGAGGAAATGGCCGTCATCGAGCAGGCCCCGCGATTCGAGGGCCGCACCCTGGTGATGATCCTGGCTCCCAAGTGA
- the ccsB gene encoding c-type cytochrome biogenesis protein CcsB, translating into MTSSLVLSIVTFLYAASMTAYWGAWIFRRDAFGRAATALGAAGLLGNLAGFVMRWVESYQMGVGHVPLSNMYESLIFFSMMSMAVYLVMERQYGLKVLGAFVAPLCFLAMAYASLIKDSGIRPLVPALKSNWLTAHVFTCFLGYAAFALAFGLGIIYLVKTRKPDSPHPLMKALPEMGVIDELMYQNVLFGFLFLTLGIITGAVWANTAWGRYWSWDNKETWSLITWLIYAALIHSRHVRGWEGKRLAWFSIGGFAAVLFTWFGVNLFLSGLHSYT; encoded by the coding sequence ATGACAAGTTCCCTGGTGCTTTCGATAGTCACCTTTCTTTACGCGGCCTCCATGACAGCCTACTGGGGGGCCTGGATATTCCGCCGGGACGCCTTCGGGCGGGCGGCCACGGCACTCGGCGCGGCGGGCCTTTTGGGCAACCTTGCCGGTTTCGTCATGCGCTGGGTGGAGTCCTACCAGATGGGCGTGGGGCACGTGCCCCTGTCCAACATGTATGAGAGCCTCATATTCTTCTCCATGATGAGCATGGCGGTCTACCTTGTTATGGAGCGCCAGTACGGCCTGAAGGTGCTGGGCGCCTTCGTGGCCCCGCTTTGCTTTCTGGCCATGGCCTATGCCTCGCTCATAAAAGATTCAGGCATACGGCCATTGGTTCCGGCCCTTAAAAGCAACTGGCTCACGGCCCACGTTTTCACCTGCTTTCTGGGATACGCGGCCTTTGCCCTGGCCTTCGGACTGGGGATAATCTATCTCGTGAAAACAAGGAAGCCCGACTCGCCACATCCCCTCATGAAGGCTCTGCCGGAAATGGGCGTAATAGATGAGTTGATGTACCAGAACGTGCTTTTCGGCTTCCTGTTTCTCACCCTGGGCATCATAACCGGCGCGGTCTGGGCCAACACCGCCTGGGGGCGCTACTGGAGTTGGGACAACAAGGAGACCTGGAGCCTCATCACCTGGCTCATTTACGCGGCCCTGATCCATTCGAGGCACGTTAGGGGCTGGGAGGGAAAGAGGCTGGCCTGGTTTTCCATAGGGGGCTTCGCGGCGGTTTTGTTCACCTGGTTCGGGGTCAATCTTTTCCTGTCGGGCCTGCACAGCTATACGTGA
- the rplT gene encoding 50S ribosomal protein L20 → MRIKRGFKALHRRKKVLKLAKGFHLGRGRLIRTASDAVDKALSYAYRDRRLKKRDFRTLWIARINAAVRMNGLSYSRFINGLKNADVELDRKVLAELAISDPAGFAKIAALATPSA, encoded by the coding sequence ATGCGCATCAAACGTGGTTTCAAGGCGCTTCATCGCCGCAAGAAGGTACTCAAGCTGGCCAAGGGCTTCCATCTTGGCCGTGGACGCCTCATCCGCACGGCTTCCGACGCCGTTGACAAGGCCCTTTCCTACGCGTACCGCGACCGCCGCCTGAAGAAGCGCGATTTCCGTACGCTGTGGATAGCCCGCATCAACGCGGCGGTCCGCATGAACGGCCTTTCCTACAGCCGCTTCATCAATGGGCTCAAAAACGCCGACGTGGAACTGGACCGCAAGGTTCTGGCCGAGCTCGCCATAAGCGATCCCGCAGGATTCGCCAAAATCGCGGCCCTGGCCACTCCCTCGGCCTGA
- a CDS encoding MerR family transcriptional regulator yields MVIEGRGSPALEKRFYKISEMAALAGVAPSVLRFWEGEFPQIRPKRTLSGQRVYRAEDAALIMRIKELLYDRRFTIPGARNILKDEAKKAPSLSPSVAAQSKTVASVSPPAVIKAPEAAAQLSEAGLSSIDRAEIVATLTDIRRMLV; encoded by the coding sequence ATGGTAATCGAAGGCCGGGGGAGCCCCGCACTGGAAAAGCGTTTCTACAAGATCAGCGAAATGGCGGCCTTGGCCGGTGTGGCCCCGTCAGTCCTGCGGTTCTGGGAGGGGGAGTTCCCCCAGATACGCCCCAAGCGCACCCTTTCTGGCCAGCGGGTCTACCGGGCCGAGGATGCGGCCCTCATCATGAGGATCAAAGAGCTTCTCTACGATAGGCGCTTCACCATTCCCGGCGCACGCAATATTTTGAAGGATGAGGCGAAAAAGGCTCCGAGCCTGTCCCCGTCCGTTGCGGCCCAATCAAAGACCGTGGCTTCCGTTTCACCACCCGCCGTCATAAAGGCTCCCGAAGCAGCCGCGCAGCTATCGGAGGCTGGCTTGTCCTCCATTGATCGCGCGGAGATTGTGGCCACCCTCACAGACATCCGCCGGATGCTTGTTTGA